In Candidatus Nitrospira nitrosa, the genomic stretch AAGGACATCGCTCATCACGATTAAATGCCCAGTATCGAGTGATCTACAAGGTTGAAGCGCAGCGAATCCTGGTAGTAGTCATGGACGTAACCGCGCACGATTATCGGAGGCACTGATGAAAACGAAGGACGTTCGTCCGGCAAAAGTACGGGCTGCGGTGTCGGTAGGCGAATCCGTTCGGATTGTCCGTGAACTTCAGGGGTTCACGCAGAGCGAACTGGCTCGCAGGACCAAAATTCCACAGTCCACTATCTCAGCGATCGAAAACGACACCATTAATCTGGGCGTCGAACGGGCCAAGATGCTGGCGCTGGTGCTGCAATGCCACCCAGCCGTCCTGGTGTTTCCAGGCTGGGATGTGAACAAGCAGTCCGCTGCTTAACCACCGATCGGCAATATTCAGCTCCGTCCACTCGCAACTCCTCAGTACGATACCAGAGCTGACCCTACCTTTTTTTGTAGAATGAACCAAATTCTCTAACCGTGCGATCGACGGCAGCGGATGTTTTTCTTGCACTCGGGGCCTGACGATCAATGCGGAGCGGTGTGTGGATCTATTACTGTCCTTCGATTCGCAAGCCACGGCCGTAGGAATTGGTGGGACTGTCAGAACGATACGGGCTGCCGACGCCGTACGGGTTGTTGATGGAATCTTGGGAAAACCGCGAGCCGTATCGGCCATAGGGGTTGCTGGTTGAGTCCGTATCATACGGATTGGCGCTCAATTTGCCACGGTAGTTTCCCTGCTGATCATAGAGCCATGGCGCGTCAGTCGCGAAGGGATTCCTCGCCGATTGATTGCTGAAAGGGCTGCCGTAGGGACTGAAGGCAGTGGACACGCCAGATTCCAATAAGTCGATAGTCATGCCTGACCCTGAATCTGCGTGTTGGTCTTCTGTTTATAGTGCAGCAGTTTCATTATAGGTTCCAGCCACCAGAGGGTACTTCGAACCCTCTATGATTTTGAGAGTTTGGATCGTGGTGAGTACCGCGTCGGGCTTGTGCCTGACGAGCTATTCGATCGCTGCTGTTCATGATAGCTCCACAACATACTTTGCCGCCTCTCCATGCGGCATTGAGCACCTACTCCCTGTCTTTCCCGGTTAACTGAAACTCAAACAAATCGCAAGCCGTAGCAATGCCTCGCAAGTACACCAAGAACTCGTCAGCGGTCAGACCGGCACCAGGCACCCACGACTCGCCCACTAAGCGCCCTCGATCATCGACTCGAAACCCAACGAGGCTAACGGCGCGGTTGCGATACCAGGCGGCCAGCGCTGGATTGTCTTGCTCATCTACCATGGCGCGCCGTGCGATAACGGCGCGTAGTTCAACAGCCTCACCCTTTGACGCAACATCAACCCGATGCTGACGCCCACGGCCAAGCGTAACCACAACGGCTTCACCGTCAATCTGAACGTCCTGCGCTCCTGTGCAGAGTTTGCGCCAATCAATCATTCTTGGCTTCCACCTTCACGAAGGAGTTCCTTTCGAAACACACCGAGCAACTGGTCACGCCCCAGAAGATGAATCAGCTCGAGTCGATCGGCCTCTTCAGCAACACGCCGAAGTAGCGCCCTTGCACGAGTCGCATCATATTGGGGCTCTGCAAGCAGAACGTCCTCCTGAACCGTGAGGTTGTAAGAGCCTTGGTCGCATTCCTCCACTGCACCAAGACGCACACGATGCGATGCGACACTAGATACGATTGCTTCGAGCATGTTAACAAAGTCAACGATGCCGACAGGACTGACACACCGAAGCAGTAACCGGCTCCCGAGAGAATCAAGGAAGAGCGTGAATGGCTGAATACGTCCACTGTTCAACTTCATAGTCCCGAGCAACTGCCCGGAATGGAGGTCTGGTGACCACTCGATGCTCAGCAGGTTCCCCATGAGCCACCGCAATGATTCAAGCCGCTGAATGCTGGTCATAGCAAAATCCGGCGTTACGTCGAGCTCTTGGACTTCTCCCTTTAATACGTCCTTTCTAATTTGAAAGGCCGATTCGAGCCTCTTCGTGATGACCTCGACGGGCCGACGCCCTCGGGCAAGAGTCTCCTGAACATCGATATGTTTGTCCTCTGACTCGTTTGTGCCCAATCCCTCATGCATGAGGCGGAGAAATACGTTCATCCGTTCGAGTATGCGTTCGACCTGCAAGATCTCGACGGTGTCCTGAAGGTGCGGGAAGTGTACCTGCAGTAGATCCTCTCCATCAGGCGCTCGTTGGAGATCCGACAAGCGCCGATCCGTCTGAGATCGCACGCGGTCAATTCGACCAATCCGCTGCTCCATTGACGACGGCGTCCATGAAATGCCGTAGTGATGAATCGAAGAACAGAATGTGTGCAGGTCTTCACCTTCCTGCAACAAGTCCGTGGTCACCAACACGAACGGATACCCGGGCATTCTGAATTGCTGAACAAGCTGCTTGCTCACTTTTCCAAACATTCCACCAACGGGTTGCTGTTGCCCCAACAGCGTTCCAAACAGCCTGGCCACCTCGCTAAACGTCTTCGCCCGAACCTCAGGTACATTGACATCGAGCACCAACCGGAAGTTCGAAGCCACCTCGCGCAACTCATCGAACGCCGCCCATCGGCGATTGGACAACGAAGTCACCCTCTGTTGCTCGAGCCTTTCGAGATATTCCACAAGCCGACGCGACTCCAAGTCCGAGCCTGCATCGTCATCTGACTCCAGACTCCGCAGAGCGAGGGTCTTCAGGCGCCCGATGGTCAGCAGGTAGATGTCGATTAGACCGTGTCCGAGCCGAGCCGTCGTTGCCAACATTTTCGCCCTGAGCTCTGACTCTTGGAAACTATCCTGTAGCTCTTCTTTCGCTGATTGCGGCCAGAGGTCCATACGCAGGGCCTGCCATTGGGGCTTGAGCAATTCGGTAAAGAAAGTCCGCTCCTCAAGGCTCGGCAAAACATCCAAGGGCTGGTTCGCAGCCGGCCTCTTAGCTTCGCTCAGGTAAACCTGCCCGAATACCAGTCGTGCGAACTCAGCCTTTGTGCTCTTACTCTCGCCCAGAAGTTCAAGCGCGGCGGCCTGAGCCGCAACGAAACGGGCGTATGCCGAATGCTTGGTCGCCCGGGCACTCAGAAAGCATACCGCGCGCTTTTGAATTTCCGCCTTGAGTTCCGCCCGGGAGTATCCCGTCGCCAAGGCCAACCCGTCCACCACCTGACCCGGCTCAACGGTAAGCACCTCGGCCACATGATTTCTCTCGAAGAAGCTTCGGTAAGCAGATCCAGACCGAATGAACCGTTGGGCAATGCGTGCACCGCTGACAAACCCCTTCGGCCCCTTACCCCGGAAGAACCAGGCGAAAAACGTGTCTGTGCCTCCCCGATTATCCTCGGAATCATCAGCAGCCTCCATACTCCCTGTCATTCGAGCTTGCCGAGCCTCGTCAATCGCCTTCTTTTCTGCGCGGTAGCGAACCACAGCGGAATCGAACGCACCTGTTACTTCTTGCGGCAGATTCTCTCGGAGGTACGGAATGAGCCACTTGTCGTACCGCTCATCAAGTTTCTGTTTCAGTTCCTTGACCGAGGCAACTCGGCGGACAAACACCAGTGTCTTCTTGCCTGTCAGCCACGCCGTTGAGAGAGCCTCAACCACCTCATCCATCTTGGGATGTGGAAGGTGTTCCTGAAAACGATTGTAGTAGTCTTGAGCGAGGCGATTGACATCCTGCACGTCAAGCCCTTCCTTGACCGCTTCACTGAGGTCCCGAGCCTGGTCTGGATCATCAAAGTTGCTGGTTTCATCGTCCCGTCGCAACTTGCTGGTCTGCAGAAAACTTTCGAATGAGGCAAGCATACCGATTTGGAACGACATGTTGAACTTACCCGACCCCAGAAGTTCAGCCACCTTCTTCTGTACTAACGCCACGACAAGTCGCTTCCGAGGATCCGTGACCTTGATTGCCTTGTCGTGCTCGAGAACGCCGCCCTGCCGCCACTCACGACGGTACTGGTTCTTGGTCAACTCAGCGCCGTTGACTTGCATCGAAGTCACCCGACGAACAAGAAACCGGGAGGCCGTTTCCTTCTTTGACTCGTCCGTGACATCGCGTTTCTTCAATTCGGTGTAAGGCCCAGCGATACCGAACACATCCAACTGATTCCAGAGTTGCTGATACGATTCCTCGATCGGCGTGGCGGACAGAAACAATACTCTCTTGGCCCTTCGACCGTAGCCGGGAAACAACCTGGGATCCGCCTCGACATCTCGGCCCATCGCCAGGGCCAGCATTCGATTTCTGGCGGCGACACCCTCGCGGAAACCATGCTTCAGTTTGTGCCCCTCGTCAATAATCACCAAGTCAAACGATGGAATGGCACAGCACACCGCACGCGCATAATTGTCCTTGAAGGCCTCTTTACTTCGGAGGACGAACACCTCATCGGCCAACCAAGGCAGTTCACACCGAATCTGCTCACGTTGAACCTTCCAGCCTTCCTTGTCGCCCTTCAGCCCCATGCTGAAGGACGTCATCCTGAGAAAGAAGTCCCGGCGCGCGTCTACACCGACTTCGTGAACGAAACTGTGCAGGTTGCTGCACAACACCATCGGTCTGGCCGGCCCGCCTCGGATGGACTTCACGCGAAGATCAGGGAACCGCACATTATTCGCACAGAAATTGCCAAGCTCCTTCATCCATTTGTTCTGGATATTCTCGCTTGGCGCGATCACCAGAACCCGGAACTCCGGATTGAAATGCCTGAACACTGCCATCGCGCCAAGAGCCACATAGGTCTTGCCCATGCCAACTTCGTCAGCAAGATAGGCTACATTGTACTTCTCTAAAATATTGTGGATAGCAACGGCTCCCTCAAGCTGTTCATCAGCTCGACGGCCTTCGCCAATACTGGCGCCGAAATTGAGGAGCTGCCCGGCGGCTTGGAGATTGATCACGCCTCCGCCTCCTGCTTAACCGGCTTTGCCCGCTTCAGAAACCACTCTTCGAACCATAGAAGGAATTCGGCCATTGTGCGGTTCTTACCCTCACTCAGCCGCGCTCGCAGTTCGACTGCGATACCAAGTTGTTGCTCCAGCCGCTTAGCCTCCTCAGGATGCTTACCAAAGAAGTGAGGCCAATCATTACGCAGCTCTGTGACCATCTGTCTAGCGCAGAGCGCCATCACATAGTGCTCTATCAGATTGTCGGTGTTCTTAGCTCCATCGTCTTGAATACGCGTGAGAAGGCGCCCGAGTGAGTCGTACTTCTGCCCAAACATGCGATACTCGGCAGCCCGATCCTTGCCGGCAGCCAGCGACTCTCGCACGCTCTGCTCAAGCTGACCGAACGAGATGAAGATTCCGGCAAATCGGTCGAAGAAACTGTCGCGATCATCGAGACGCTCGTGCTTCGCCACCAGGTCAGCACCTTCGCCCGTCAGCGCAATCTCTGGCGCGTGAGCCTCGAGGAACGCGGCTCGCTGCTCCGTCGTTAGCAACGACCAGTAACGCAGGATCTCCGCCGGCGTGAGGTCGAACAGCAGCGACGGGCGCTGGGTCATGCCCTCTTCCTGGACAAGTACGGCAGCAGGCTCGGGACGATCTCCTTCGACCATGAAGATGGACGTAGACTGAAGCGTCCCCTTTATCGCGGTGGCATTCGAGGTCTCCAACTGAACCCACTGCCTTGCTAAGATCGGGTCGACGGCAAACAGCGGTACGCCGCCCCGCGAAATCTGAAGCCGCGGCGACTTCTCTCCACTGTCCCAGTAGGCCTCCGCACGTTTTGAATCCCACCAGTACCGAAGCGACAGCCTGGAACCGGCTGTACTAGCAGCGCCTTCATCCTCGCCCCGAGGCTCGTAGATCGTTGGTTTGGTTCGGTCAGCCTCCAGCCACCAGTCCGGACGACAAACTGGATCTAGCTCAACGAGAAATCCGGTCTCGAGGTTGCCTCCTTTGCGATGCGCGGGTCCAGTCAGATTGACTGAACCCACGAATAGATACTCGCGCTTCGGGTTAGCTTGAAAGAACCGGTATACCTTTGCATGCACTGTCCGGGACTTCACGTCGTCCGACTTGCCGCCACGAATCACATCTTTCGGCAGCCGGCCCCAGCTGACATCTGACTGTAATCGGACCCATTCGAACAGCTCGGCCGAACACAGTGCCTCGCCGGTCTCCTTCCGCGGCAGGAACACCCGCACTTCCTTGGGAGCAAATTCGGCAATGAGGTCGCTGAGCGGCTTCGATTCAGGGCCAGCGTCGAAGTAGGGCGAGATTACTTCGAGATAGAGACCATCGATCGCGCTGCCTGTGGCCTCCCGAATGAACTTGGGCACGGTTGTGGTGCCGTCAAAGAAGTGGGTGTGGAGCCGCCCGCCGGACGAACGCACAAGGCGTTGGTCCGTGGTGCGCAGGAAGCTCTTGATTGCTTTGATTGACGCGTGCCCATCCGCGGCCTTATCGCCCGCCTTTCGCTCAAGACCCTCGAGGAAGCGGAACAGGTCTTCCTTGAGACGGGTACCTTCGCCTTGAGCAATTGTCTCAATATGACAAACCTCGACGTTCTCCCACCAGCCAGCACGCGTCAAGTTCGCAGACATACATGCGACCACGAGCGACTGGGCGCGGTGGCCGTCATTGTCGGGGTCCAGCTCTTCGACGAGGGCAAAGACGTTTTTGGGATGAAAGATCCCTGTGCGGTGAACGATCGGAACTCGCGACACATCCTGCCGGGCTGGTCCTGCATTAGGAGCTAGGCCGTTCTGGTCGTAGTACACCGCAACCCGGTGGCGAACGTCCTTTAGTACGTCCTCCAACTGTACACGCCGGATCGCCTCGGAGTGACTTGTCGCCACATTGAGGAATACCGGAAGTACTTGCTGCTCAAAGAACTCCGGCTCGAACCGAAACGTGACAAACACCGCGGCCAAAAGGCGCCGACCGCCGAGGTGTTCTTCAATCTGCTCAGAGAGGACTGCACGGGGAATGTCCGGCATCGCCTATACCTCAAGCTCTTTCGTAACAGTTCGGAGCGAGTCCAGGAAGTAGGAATGGATCCAATGCGTGGGCAGATCTTTCTTCGTCGGCAAATAGCCGGTTTCTACGGCCAACTTCACATGTAACTTGCCATCTCGAATTTCCAACCACGGCGCCGCGCCTCCGCGCATCACCATTACTTCGCGGTTCTGGTCGATGAGCTGCGTGATGACCTTGGCATAGTCTCCTTGCGCCAAATCCCCGGCAATGGTCAGCCACCGCCGAGCAGACTCACGCTCGCCGGAGGCGCCAATTAGTTCAGGCTCGATGGCCTCGAGGGCTTTTGGATCCACTGACCGAAGTTCGGGTCCCCACTCCTTACGAATAGTGACGGCCACGTCATCAAGGCGCTGGTTATCACTGCTCAGGGAATAAGCAAAGAGGCTCACGCATGGAGCCAAGAGTTGCTCCGCGAGCCTGATGTGCTCGAGGTAGTCGGCCACTTTCCTGCCGGTGTCGCCAGACTTGGCACGACACTGCTTCGCCAAGTGGCTCACCACAACCGGAGAAAGCTGCCAGTCTTTGACGTCGAAGGTCGTCTTCATTGCCTCGGCAAGAAGACGCTGGCCGCCCTGAGTTGAATCTTTCGGGCCTCCCTCGATCAGGTGTCGGACATACAGGGAGCGCTCGGCGCTGCTGAACTTCCGGCGCAGCACTTTGGCAACGGAGCCGAATAACACGCGGTCCCGATCTTTCGGTCGCAGCTCGACCGATCGTTTACCCAGAATATCGACCAGCCCTTCCCCGCGTGCCATCGACTTTCCGTCAAGAACTGGGAGGTAGTTCTCCTCAACGAACTGCCTGGCCTCGGCTGTCAATCGGGTTGGGCTGCCCTCAACGAGACCTGAGGATCGAGAAGGCACGCTATAAAGACCCCAAAGCCCGTAGGTCTTCTGATCGCTAAGGATGAAAGAGCCAGAGTCCGCTCCAAGCCGAACTCGGTCGGCCGAGTTCCAATAGTTCTTCGTACGCTCAGTGCCACGGAACGCCCAATCGTTGTTCCCTCCACCTCGTGCATATGCCGATAGCTGCTCCCACCGCAGGAAGACGTTGAGATCGTCACTGGCGGCCGTCTCCTCAGCCACGCGCTCGGCGAAGTAGTAGCCGAGCATCGTTACAGTGAAGTCCCGGACGGAGGTGCTAACAGTCGTTAGGTTGCCAACAACGTGCCTGCCCATGCGGGTCCAGATGGACTGAACGCCAAGTGGATCGCGGGAGCCCTTGATGGCTGCGCGCGAATCGAGGTCGGTAAGAAATGGCATCGAGAGCTTTATGGTTTATATTTATATTTGAGCTTGACCCATTTCGGCGACCAGTGCGGCATGGCCCATGTTTCGCAGAAATGGCTGATCGGGATTACGGTGCCTGGCACACCTAACCCAGGATATGCGAAACTGATACCAGTAACGGATCGACGTACCTTCAGCCTTATGGCGCAGTTCTTCCAGTAACTCTTCAGCAACCGAACGAGGCCGCTTTTTGTCGGTGGCATCACGCATCAGAATTCCCTTTGAATGCCTTGTCAAGAATGGAGGCTAGCGGCGCATCCTGTTCGGCGTCGTGCTCAGCCTTTGGAGATGAGGCGGAGCCTAGTTCACACCAAACAAAGTAGCCTGCCCCGTTTTTCTTCCCTCAACGGATATCGAGACCCTGCTCATTCATCCATAATGCCGTGGTGGTGATCTCTTTAGAAAAGTCAGCAGAAACGAGGACTAATCTGACGACCTCGGCAAATCGTCTTTC encodes the following:
- a CDS encoding helix-turn-helix domain-containing protein, translated to MKTKDVRPAKVRAAVSVGESVRIVRELQGFTQSELARRTKIPQSTISAIENDTINLGVERAKMLALVLQCHPAVLVFPGWDVNKQSAA
- a CDS encoding YbjN domain-containing protein, encoding MIDWRKLCTGAQDVQIDGEAVVVTLGRGRQHRVDVASKGEAVELRAVIARRAMVDEQDNPALAAWYRNRAVSLVGFRVDDRGRLVGESWVPGAGLTADEFLVYLRGIATACDLFEFQLTGKDRE
- a CDS encoding helicase-related protein — protein: MINLQAAGQLLNFGASIGEGRRADEQLEGAVAIHNILEKYNVAYLADEVGMGKTYVALGAMAVFRHFNPEFRVLVIAPSENIQNKWMKELGNFCANNVRFPDLRVKSIRGGPARPMVLCSNLHSFVHEVGVDARRDFFLRMTSFSMGLKGDKEGWKVQREQIRCELPWLADEVFVLRSKEAFKDNYARAVCCAIPSFDLVIIDEGHKLKHGFREGVAARNRMLALAMGRDVEADPRLFPGYGRRAKRVLFLSATPIEESYQQLWNQLDVFGIAGPYTELKKRDVTDESKKETASRFLVRRVTSMQVNGAELTKNQYRREWRQGGVLEHDKAIKVTDPRKRLVVALVQKKVAELLGSGKFNMSFQIGMLASFESFLQTSKLRRDDETSNFDDPDQARDLSEAVKEGLDVQDVNRLAQDYYNRFQEHLPHPKMDEVVEALSTAWLTGKKTLVFVRRVASVKELKQKLDERYDKWLIPYLRENLPQEVTGAFDSAVVRYRAEKKAIDEARQARMTGSMEAADDSEDNRGGTDTFFAWFFRGKGPKGFVSGARIAQRFIRSGSAYRSFFERNHVAEVLTVEPGQVVDGLALATGYSRAELKAEIQKRAVCFLSARATKHSAYARFVAAQAAALELLGESKSTKAEFARLVFGQVYLSEAKRPAANQPLDVLPSLEERTFFTELLKPQWQALRMDLWPQSAKEELQDSFQESELRAKMLATTARLGHGLIDIYLLTIGRLKTLALRSLESDDDAGSDLESRRLVEYLERLEQQRVTSLSNRRWAAFDELREVASNFRLVLDVNVPEVRAKTFSEVARLFGTLLGQQQPVGGMFGKVSKQLVQQFRMPGYPFVLVTTDLLQEGEDLHTFCSSIHHYGISWTPSSMEQRIGRIDRVRSQTDRRLSDLQRAPDGEDLLQVHFPHLQDTVEILQVERILERMNVFLRLMHEGLGTNESEDKHIDVQETLARGRRPVEVITKRLESAFQIRKDVLKGEVQELDVTPDFAMTSIQRLESLRWLMGNLLSIEWSPDLHSGQLLGTMKLNSGRIQPFTLFLDSLGSRLLLRCVSPVGIVDFVNMLEAIVSSVASHRVRLGAVEECDQGSYNLTVQEDVLLAEPQYDATRARALLRRVAEEADRLELIHLLGRDQLLGVFRKELLREGGSQE
- a CDS encoding phospholipase D-like domain-containing protein is translated as MPDIPRAVLSEQIEEHLGGRRLLAAVFVTFRFEPEFFEQQVLPVFLNVATSHSEAIRRVQLEDVLKDVRHRVAVYYDQNGLAPNAGPARQDVSRVPIVHRTGIFHPKNVFALVEELDPDNDGHRAQSLVVACMSANLTRAGWWENVEVCHIETIAQGEGTRLKEDLFRFLEGLERKAGDKAADGHASIKAIKSFLRTTDQRLVRSSGGRLHTHFFDGTTTVPKFIREATGSAIDGLYLEVISPYFDAGPESKPLSDLIAEFAPKEVRVFLPRKETGEALCSAELFEWVRLQSDVSWGRLPKDVIRGGKSDDVKSRTVHAKVYRFFQANPKREYLFVGSVNLTGPAHRKGGNLETGFLVELDPVCRPDWWLEADRTKPTIYEPRGEDEGAASTAGSRLSLRYWWDSKRAEAYWDSGEKSPRLQISRGGVPLFAVDPILARQWVQLETSNATAIKGTLQSTSIFMVEGDRPEPAAVLVQEEGMTQRPSLLFDLTPAEILRYWSLLTTEQRAAFLEAHAPEIALTGEGADLVAKHERLDDRDSFFDRFAGIFISFGQLEQSVRESLAAGKDRAAEYRMFGQKYDSLGRLLTRIQDDGAKNTDNLIEHYVMALCARQMVTELRNDWPHFFGKHPEEAKRLEQQLGIAVELRARLSEGKNRTMAEFLLWFEEWFLKRAKPVKQEAEA